One window of Dermacentor albipictus isolate Rhodes 1998 colony chromosome 9, USDA_Dalb.pri_finalv2, whole genome shotgun sequence genomic DNA carries:
- the LOC135916180 gene encoding putative phosphatidate phosphatase isoform X4 yields the protein MPRGSSSAMPQSNNLAPTVAVHFVCLCAVGIPILALFLAGKPFKRGFFCDDESLRYPFRDSTVTSPMLYSYGILIPIIVISVLEGMRAILRVHELIATSKKLLFKWKVPSSLQVLYVLVGVFLMGAAISQLLTDIAKYTIGRLRPHFFDLCRPVNLTVLCAKPYTYVENFTCGSNATEHQLKEMRLSFMSGHSSFSAYTMMYTVLYIHARMPWRNSVAMAARTVVQVALLSLAWYTALSRVSNYKHHWSDVLAGSAEGYLVAIVVWVMFFGSSCHRHTKLTPDVEAMSVSQKKDDYGTI from the exons ATGCCTCGAGGATCGTCGTCAGCAATGCCGCAAAGCAATAACCTTGCGCCCACCGTTGCAGTTCACTTCGTGTGTCTCTGTGCAG TTGGCATACCTATCCTTGCCCTCTTCCTGGCAGGAAAGCCATTTAAACGTGGCTTCTTCTGCGATGATGAATCGCTGAGGTACCCGTTTCGTGACTCCACTGTGACATCACCAATGCTCTATTCCTATGGCATCCTCATACCTATTATCGTG ATAAGTGTGCTGGAGGGAATGCGAGCCATACTGCGTGTGCACGAGCTGATCGCCACGAGCAAGAAGCTGCTGTTCAAATGGAAGGTGCCATCGTCACTACAG GTCCTCTATGTGCTGGTCGGTGTGTTCCTGATGGGAGCAGCAATAAGCCAGCTTCTCACGGACATTGCCAAGTACACCATCGGGCGTCTGCGGCCACACTTCTTTGACTTGTGCCGGCCTGTCAACCTGACGGTCCTGTGTGCAAAGCCGTATACCTATGTGGAAAACTTCACTTGCGGCAGCAATGCAACGGAACACCAGTTAAAAGAGATGCGACTCTCCTTCATGTCAGGGCACTCGTCTTTCTCGGCCTACACCATGATGTACACAGTG CTGTACATCCATGCACGGATGCCATGGCGCAATTCTGTGGCCATGGCTGCACGTACGGTGGTCCAAGTGGCACTGCTGTCACTGGCCTGGTACACAGCGCTCTCTCGCGTCTCCAACTACAAGCACCACTGGAGCGATGTGCTAGCTGGTTCAGCCGAAGGCTACCTGGTAGCCATTGTCGTG TGGGTGATGTTCTTTGGCTCCTCGTGTCACCGCCATACCAAGTTGACTCCGGATGTCGAAGCTATGTCTGTGTCCCAGAAAAAGGATGACTACGGCACAATCTGA